The stretch of DNA GTCAGGGAGCAGGCCGGTGCATATATGCGCCAGGCGAGGGAGGCTCTGGCAGAGCTTTTTCCGCATCCAAATCAGGATGCCAGAACGCTGATTGCCTTGACTGAAGCCCTTCTCAACCGGGAGATGTGATTTAATCTGAGCCTTTTAGGGGGGATTGACAGGTGCGATTTGTACCCATCCCAAATCGAATTGCTTAAAGAACAGGCTCATTTCGTTCGCAATGAGCCAGAAATTTCCGCTGTTTGTGGCTGCGGAACATCAGCCATGTGCCCTGCATAAAGTGAGCCAGGGTGTAACCTGCTGCTGCTACATAGGCGCCTGTGAAAGCTTTGGTGATCACGCCGATAATTAATACCACAGCCAGTGTGAGCAAGAACGCTGCAGTTGCCTCAGCCACGGGACGGGTTTTTTCCTGATGGACGATGATGCCCTGGAAAAAGTGGATCAACACGCTCATTGGAGAAATCAAAATCGCAATACCCAGGGTGAGGCGGGCAGTGGCAGCTAGTTCAACGGGCAAATTGGCGACAGTTCTGAACCAAAAGGTGGAAAGCGGCGTGAAGACAAAGATCACGACCAGCCCGAAGATCACCAGGGCAGCCGTCCGGGCGAATTTGCGTAGCGCAGGAAAGGAGCAGGGTTCCTCCAGCAGTGCGACAACAGCCTCGTTATAAGCCACGCCGGGGTTGCGGATGATGGAAATCAGCCCGGACACAACGGACCACACAGCGAGGGAGGTCAGGGGGTCGGGCATGCGGGAGACCGTGGCAGAGACCAGAGGCAGCCACAGCAGCCACAAAGTGGAAGTCAACGCCAGAGGGCCGTAAAAGGCAATAAAACGCCTGAGGGTCAGCGGTGTTTTTACCGGGGGAGCTGCTTTGATCAGGTGATGGATCTTGCGACTGCGCAACCCGGCATAGGTGGCTTCTGCGGTAACGCCCAGAGCCTGAGTGATGCCTGCCAGGATTGTGCCGGGAATTGTGCCAATTGAAAAACCGATTGCAAGCGCAGTCACGTCGGTGACCAGGCGGACAGCGGTAATCTCCCCGACCAAGCGTGAATTGCCGAAGCGAATCATGGTTCCCTGCTGAAAACGGCGATAAGCGATCGCCATCGTCCACGGGGTCAGGAAGATCAGGCCAGCCCGAGCGGGTTCGACGACTTCTTCAGGGACCTGGAGGATGACGTTGACGATGAAGTCAAAAATGGGGGTAACAGCTACCAGCAGGTGCAGCGCCGACAGGGTGCCGCCCATGAACAGGGTAATCCTTTTCAGCCGCTGATAGGAGCGCCAATCGCGGCTGAGCGCGGTCGATGCAGCCAGGAGCATGATGATCGGCGCTTCGATGATCATCGCGATGGGGAACACGACGCCGCCATAGGCAGCCAGGTTGACTTTGGCGTTGGGTAGTCGGGCGACGATGGCGTTGATGGTCGGTAGTTCAAAGCTCATCAACAACCAGCTGGCGACAAGCGGTAGCCAGGTCACCAGGATTTTCTTGGGGGTGAGGTTGGCGGGCGGTGTTATGGGGTCAGTGCTCAAAGTGCGCATTCTCCAAGAGTTAGATGATCATCAAATTTGATTGAAGTATACTACGCTGACAGGCTGCGTGGAAATGGGTTTCAGGAATGAGTGGATTGTCCTGGACGTTAGTAGCGGGAAGATTGTCGCTTATGGGGAGGATGGAAGTAGCAAATGCGGTGCCCCGCGATCGGTTATCAATCTGATGCGCAACGAATAGGATCTCCCCGAAGTTCTAAGTTCTGGGCGCTACAGCTCCGGACGACGACCTTTCATCTAAAATCTAAAATTCTCATTTTATTTCGTCGAGAACCTGGATTATAATAAACGAAAGCATAAATGAAGGAGGCTCAATGCCAAAGCAGCCTTTTAAGCAGAGGTTGGGATGGCTGGAATGGATCCTGATTATCATTTTAGTCATTCTCATACTCATAACGTTATTCATGTTACTGCGACCTGCCATAACCAATTTCTGGCAGGACTTTATCCAATCATTGCAATAGGCGAACCATTTAAAATCAAAGAAAAATCGAAATCTGGCGATGAAAACCCGATTGGCAGCATTCGTTTTGAGAGGTTTCTGGCAGTCACTGGATTGGATCTATCCGCCCGTGTGTGCGAGTTGCGGCGAAATCGGATCCCGTTTATGCACGAGATGTCAGTCGAAGATCAAATTTATTGGGGGGAATCGCTGCAAAATCTGCGGGGAGCCAATGCCTGATGGGAGAACCACTTGTGCGGCATGCCGGAACAAACCGCCGACATATACCGCAGTTATAAACCTTGCGGTTTATGAAGGCGTTATTCGTGATTGTATCCACAGCTTGAAATACGCCAACAATCCAGGGTTGGGTGAGTTCTTTTCAGATTGGCTGGATGAGCTGGTCAACGATGCGGGCTGGTCAGTGGATGGGGTGATGCCGGTTCCCCTGGGCGCGCAGCGGCTTGCTGAACGGGGTTATAACCAGGCCGCCAGCATCGCGAAACCTTTGGCATTACGGTTGGGCGTCCGTTACCTTCCGTTCGGAATTGAGCGCGTCAGAGACACGCCCAGCCAGGTGGGGCTTTCAGGTGAGGCGCGGCGGCAAAATGTGATTGGCGCGTTTAAGGCTAACCCCGATCTTGTTGCAGGTAAGCGAATATTGATCGTTGATGATGTGATGACGACCGGGGCAACATTGGAAGCCTGTGCGTCGGCATTAAGAGAAGCTGGGTCAGCAGAGGTGTATGGCTTGACCTTAGGGCGGTTTGGAGCCCATATGACAACGGCAAACAAATCCAATCGCTCATCAAGTATAATTAATCAATCTAATTATTAATGGAGGTAAAAATGACTGTCAAAATCGAAATCTTCACCAAGAATTTAGAACTGACCGAACGGCTGAATAATTACGTTGAAACGAAAGTTGAAAAGCTTGAAAAATTCCTGGAAGAGGTTGATGAAAGTCGGGTTGACCTTTCACATGCCAAGACAGCCAGAAATGCTAATGATCGTTATGTCGCCCAAATCACGCTGCGAGGCAGGGGTTTTATCCTGCGCTCAGAGGAACGTTCAGATAGCATCTTTTCGGCGGTGGACGCGGCTTTGGACAAGATGCGCCGTCAAATCAGACGCTACAAAGGCAAACGCCCGCGCGGCAGGGGTGATGGACAGACGATTGCTGCTGCTATCGAGGTGCCTGAAGAAGACTATGAAATTGATGAATTACCCATCGTTGTCCGCCGGAAACGATTTATGCTGACCCCAATGGATGAACAAGAAGCAATTGAGCAAATGAAACTTTTGGGGCATGAAAATTTCTTTGTCTTTTTCAACGCTAATACAAACGAGTTCAATGTGCTGTACATGCGCCGTGATGGTAGTTACGGCATCATTATTCCTGAAATTGGCTGAGTCCGATTGTTTTCAAACAACGGCTTGCTCACAGTACTGTGAACAAGCCGTTTTTATTTTCATCATTGATGAGATACAATTTCACATAAGAAAAACAAGAAACGTTGGAGGTTCAAAATGAGTATTAATTGCAATGATCCACTGGTATTATCTGCAGATTTATTTTGTGATGAGCCGATGGATATTGATACCATCGAAGCGGCAGTTAAAAATATTCTGAGTGCGATTGGTGAGGATGTTGAGCGTGAAGGGCTTGAAAGAACGCCTCACCGGGTGGCAAATAGCTACAATGAATTGTTAGCTGGCTACCGGATGGATCCGCGCGAGTTAATTAATGATGCGATATTCGATGTTGCCTATGACCAGATGGTCATTGTGCGCGACATTGAATTTTACAGCATGTGTGAGCATCACATGTTGCCCTTTATGGGAAGGGCGCATGTGGCTTATATCCCTTCAGACAAGGTTATCGGGCTTTCGAAAATTCCCCGAATTGTTGATTTGTTCTCAAGAAGACTGCAGGTACAGGAGCGGATGACAACCCAGATTGCAGAGTACCTGGATGTGGTGCTCAAACCCAAGGGTGTCGCTGTTGTGGTGGAAGGGCTGCATATGTGCATGATGCTGCGAGGCGTCAAAAAACATGACGCACGGATGACCACCTCAGCCATGTTGGGAGCTTTTAGAAAGGATATATCAACTCGAATGGAATTTTTGGATAATATCTCCCGCGGAGCAGAAAAGCTGCATTTCTAACGGGATCGAGAAATTTCAACGCCGACAGAATCTGCTGCTGGGACCGCTTTGGGCTTTTCGACACGCAACCAGATCGAGGCAATGCGCTCATCGCAAAGAATTTCAGCAGCCAGGCCTTCGATCAACGCTTCGATTGTCAGGTGCGGTTTGTCTTGAACAAATTTGGTAATCTTTTTCGCTAACGTCGAATAGTTGATCGTTTGTCGGATGTCGTCGTCTCGAGCTGCTGACCTGATATCCGTTGAAACAACGGTGCTGATACAAATCTCCCGGGGAGTTTTCTGTTCATCAGAATGAATGCCGAGGAACCCGTTAACCTTGAGGTTTGAAATGAATATTTTGTCCATTGATCCTTACTTTCTCAGGACATAATTGTACCGAAAAATATGCTCTGAGGTGAGATGAAAATCATCGTTTTTTCAATCAATCCAATTTTCCCGGACGTGGTCACAGGCGGGGCATCGAAGCACCTGTATCATATCGCTCGTTCACTGGGCGAGGAAGGGCACGTGGTCAAAGTTTTGTGTGCCCAAAGCCGGACGGATTCCACCCGCTTTGAATGGGCAGAAAATGTTCAAGTTTTGCCGATCCTGCCATTCCACCTCCCGTTTCCACAACCGTATGCGATCAGCGGTGCGGATTTAGGGCTAATCGTTGAGCGGGTTTCGCAATATTTGCAGACAGCGGATCGGTTTTACATCCACGACGGTGAGTTTTTGCTCTCGGATGTGTATGCGCACATTCCCACAGTGACTTCGTTTCGCGACAATATCTATCCTGAATCCATCCTGGGGTCCTTTATTGGTAAGGCGGATGATGTGATTTGCATATCGCAATTTTCATCAGATGTCATTCGCGCGACATCAGGCCGTTTTTATCCAGGTTTGAACGAGCGGATTCATCTGGTGAATAACGGGATTGATTTTGATGTGTTCAAGCCGGTCCCCTTTGAGCAATTAGCTAAGCGATTCCATGTGGACCCACAAAGGGACATCATCCTGCTGCATCCTCACCGCCCCGAACCGGGCAAAGGGCTATCTGAAACGATCCAGGTGGTCGCTCGGCTGGTGCATCAGCATGGAATGCAGCAGGTTAAGGTGTTGATCCCAGAGTGGATTGAATCGATGGTTTCAGGCGGAGATGCGAGCTTTTACCAGCAGATGCTGCACCTGATGGAAAAGCTGGGGGTTCAAGACCACTGCGTGTTTATCCCGTGGATATCCCAACAGGAGATGCCAGCCTTCTACAGCCTAGGACGTGTGACCCTGTGCCTGGGTAATTTTGTGGAGACCTTCGGAAACGTGGCTTATGAGTCCCTGGCTTGTAACACACCCAGCATTGTTGCCCGGGTTGGCGTCCATCGTACCTTATTGCCGGATCATCTGATTGACAAAGTCGATTATGGCGATATTGATGGCGCTGTAGATTGTGTCCTATCAATTTTGGCAGGAGACGTTGAAAAGCAATCCGCATCACTGACCTATTTGAAAAAACACCTCGACTTTCAAAGCCAGGTAGATGCCTATCGAGACATCATTACTCGTTGCCAAAAACGCGAACCACTTCAATTTATTCCACCCCAGCCTGTACCGGGACAAAAGTACAGCCTGGCACCCTGGTGCTATCTGTCTGGAGAGCGGATTTACCATGATTTCCGGCGCGAATATATTTATGACCCGGATTTAATTGCCCTACTGCGCGAGTCGATAAGTTTCGGTAGGGAAGACGCCGTACACCAATCGATCTCTGATCAAAACTGGCAAACATGGCTGGATAAAACCCTGATTGTGCCGGTAGAATTAACAAAATGAAAACAATGAAAGGAAAAACGAGATGCTAAATTTAGCAGACCAGGTCGTGGTTGTCACCGGGGCGGCGGGCAATTTAGGGCAGGCTGTGGTGGAATTGTTCCTGGAAGCCGGTTGCCGGGTGGTTGCCCTGGATCATCGTCAGGGGCGATTGGATGCAATTTTTCCACAGGCAGACGACAAACTGCACTTTTTTGAAGGAGTGGACAGCGCCGACCGTGAAGCCATGCTTGCAGTTGCCAGGGAAATCATTTCCGCGGTAGGACCAGTGGATGTGCTGGTCAATACAGTGGGCGGTTTCACTATGGGCCAACGGGTTGATGAGATTACCTCAGATACCTGGGAGCACATGATGAACCTGAATGTGCACGCCTTTTTAAATGCTGCAGCGGCGTTTGTGCCAGGAATGGTATCCGCCGGCAGCGGGAAAATCGTGACCATTGGAGCGGGCGCTGCACTTAAAGGCGGCGCGAGGGTGGGCGCATATTCAGCGGCGAAAAGCGCCTTATTGCGGTTAACGGAGAGCCTGGCGGCAGAATTGAAAACGAGCCATATCCAGGTCAATTGTGTTTTGCCGGGGACAATTGACACTCCACAAAACCGCCAGGCGATGCCCGATGCGAATTTTGAGCGGTGGGTAAAACCTGAGCAGGTTGCCCATGCGATCTTGTTTTTATCGTCGTCTGCTGCAGACGCAATTACAGGTGCTGCAATTCCCGTACCGGGTGGCTAACGAATTTATAGATATTGACCGCCATCAACGCGCAAGAATGCCCCGGTGGTGAAATCGCTCTTTATTAAATGAAGGGCATTTTCCACAGCGATTTCCGGGCTTCCCGTGCGTTTGAGCGGGATATTTTGTTGTGCATAGGCTTGCAGGTCGATATGTTCTTTGCCAGCTAAGGGTAGCATGATGCCCAGACCAAGTGCATTGACGGTGATATCAGGCGCCAGTTCAGCGGCAAACATACGGGTCATTTCAACCAGGGCAATTTTAGTCAATCGGTAGGCAAAATGTGAAGGTTGCGGTTTGCGAATTTGGGCGTCCGCAATGTTCAGAACCCTTCCCTGCTGCGTTTTTGGGAGTTGATTGGCAAAGGCCTGAATAAGTAAGAAAGGGGTTTGTAGATTGATGCGAAATTGAGTTTCCCAGGTGTGTAAATCTGTCTCCAGTCCAGTATCTTTGAGATAAATCGCCGCGTTGTTGATGAGGATGTCCACGCATTGGAAATGCTCGAGGGCTTGCGGGAACAGAGCCTGGGTGGCAGAAAGATCGGAAAAATCCGCCTTCAATGCAACTGCCTTCACCCCGAAATCCTGGGCGAGTTGAACGGTCTCTTCTGCTGGAGCGGCTGATTGATTGTAATGGACTACCAGGTTCACGCCTTCCCGGGCTAAGGCCAGAGCAAAGGCGCGCCCCAGCCTGATTCCGCCGCCAGTTACCAACGCTGTTTTACCTTTCAATTCCATTTTCCACCTCATTAATTCGTATAGCTTTAGCCTGATCGGTTATTTTCTCCAGGATTTCCTGGATGGAAACACCGGTGGCGGGGTTCCGAAAATCGGGTGACATCTCCGCCAGCGGCACGGCAATGTAACGATATTTTAACATATCCGGGCTGGGAATGTGATGATGCGCTGCCTTAAAAACATTCTCCCCATATGTCAAAATGTCCAGATCGAGGACGACTCGAGCTTTTTCGCCAGTCACTCTGCCGAGTTGCTTTTCGATGGCTTTAAGGCGTTCATCCAGCGCAGGATAAGGCAAATCAGTTTCTATTTCAAGAACCTTATTATAGAAGGGGTTGACTTCCGGACGGCGATATACATCTTTCGTGAGGTAAGCGCCTGATTTTCGGCGGATGCGAAATTGGTCCGCAAGCATTTCTTCCGCTTGTGAAAAATTTGATTGAGGATCAATGTTTGAGCCCATGCTGATGATCACACCGATTTTTCTTTTACGCGGAAACGCTCGCACGTAAAGCAGTGCCGATGAACACAGCAGAGAGCCAAAGGCGATTAACTGGTAGAAATCAAATTGACCCAGTAGAAATTTCTCTGCGTTGAAAGCTCGAGTAAACAGGGCGATTACTGCAATGCCAGCGATTGTAATGCTGAACAGGACCCCGTTGTGCATGAATCCGGTTGTCTTCAGCCACTTTGTTTGAATCAGCAGGAATAACGTTAAAATTGTTCCGAGGATGAAACCGTATAACTGAACGGGATGCCTGGTGGCATTCCACAAAGAAACGCCCCATGGCACCTGTGTTGGCACTCCATACGCGTTTCCATTGGCATAGTTCGCCAGATGAATACCCATAAAAATTAACAGGAACAAGGGGGTCAGCGCGTCCAAAGTGGGCCAGAGCGGCAGGTGTTTTTTTTGTGCCAGGATGATGGGTGTCAATATACCGACCAAGATGCCAAAGCTGGTATCCAGCATCGAGGGTGTTAAGGATAACAGACTGAGAGGATTAATGGTCATTATCGATGGGTTTTTAAGCATGAACCCAAGCCGGGCGCCGATGATACCAGCGATCAACGCGATCAGGATACCATTTTCGATGGCTTCAGTGTGAGTGCCAAGGTTTGTCGAAAATTTTCCTGTCAGGAAAGAACCGATGAAAAAACTCAGCAAGAGAATGAAGGCTGCAGCCTGGATGGCGAGGGGACCAATGTTGATAATCGGAAACATGATTTTAGTCCTCACCCTGCGTGAACAGCGATTCTAGTTGGACACGCAAAAATCCTTCAGTGAGCCCTGAACCAATAATTACGTCTGATATCTTTCCATTAGAATCAACCAGAAACGAGGTTGGAAAAGCACGCATTTGATATGCATTGGCGACAGCTCCATCCAGGTCTAATAGCATCGTGAAGGTATACGCCTGGGATTGGAAGTAGGCTTTGGCTTCAGAAAGGTTGTCTTGATTTGTGGTGTTAACGGCTAAAATTGCAAAGCCCTGTGGGGCATAATCCCGGTAAACCGCTTCTAACCCCGGTAGGATGGACTTACACACCGAGCACCACGAAGCCCAAAATATGATTAATACCGGACTGCCCTGGTAATCCGCCAATGTATAGAGATCGCCTTGGGGTGTGGTCAGGCTGAAAGACGGTGCAAAGAATCCCCTGTGTGGCGCAGTTTGGAGCGCATCAGTGTGTACGATGGGGAAAAGGACCGGCGTGAAGATGATCCATGCCAGACTGAGGAGAGCAATTGTGATCGCTATAGAAATGAATTGTTTCTTGTTCACAGATTCCTTATGGCTAATCAGAGCTAATAAACAATTGAGGAGTGATTTAACTGATGAATCAGCACCTGTTTTATGAAGTTTACAGCATAAATATTACCCCAATTAGCTGCTAACCTGTAGGCTGATTCAATGTCAACCTGATCGAGAGATGAGGTATTGGAGGCGTAAACATGGTAAAATAAGCCAATAGAATTTAGAAAGGATAATTTACAATGAGTCATAGAGCAATTGTCGAAAAAGCAATTAATACGATTAAGTTTTTATCGGTTGACGGAATTCAAACTGCCAAATCAGGACATCCTGGTTTACCAATGGGGACAGCGGGTATTGGATATGCTGTCTTCATGCATTGTTTGAAGTTCAACCCCAAGAATCCCGGCTGGTTTAATCGTGATCGGTTTATACTCTCGGGCGGTCATGGCTCGATGCTGATGTACAGCTTATTGCACCTGACCGGGTACGACCTGCCCCTGGAGGCACTGAAGAATTTTAGGCAATGGGGCAGCATCACACCGGGTCATCCGGAATATGGAATGACGCCGGGTATTGAGGTGACGACTGGCCCGCTCGGACAGGGTTTTGCCAACGGCGTTGGTATGGCGATAGCCGAGGCGCACCTGGCGGCAAAATTTAACCGCCCTGGTTACAAGATGATTGACCATCATGTGTATGCCATCGTGACCGATGGAGATTTAATGGAAGGGGTTGCTTCTGAAAGCGCTTCGCTGGCGGGTCACCTTAAACTGGGTAAGTTGATCTATTTTTATGATGACAACCGCATCTCGATCGATGGCTCTACCGACTTGACTTTTACTGAAGATCGCGCGAAACGATTTGAAGCCTATGGCTGGCATGTATCGCATGTGAATGATTCTTTTGATATTGACGCACTGGTGCAAGCGGTGGAAGCAGCTAAAGCTGACCCCAGGCCTTCGCTGATCATTGTGCGCACTAAAATAGGGCAGGGTCTGCCTACCGTAGAGGGGACTGCAGGTGCTCACGGCAACCCACCCGGGTGGGATGAGATTGACCAGGCCAAACAAAACGTTGGATGGCCAGTCGAACCGCGGTTTTACATTCCCGATGATGTTCGGGAACACTTCCAATCCAAGATTATCGAAGGTCGAGAACTGGAAACAACCTGGGAAGAACAATTTGCGCAATACCACCTCGCCTATCCTGAGCTGGCAGTTGAGTTACGCCGGCGCATCGCGGGGATTTTGCCAGATGATTGGGAAGACGCACTCCCTAGCTTTGAGCCAAATGAAAAGGGCATGGCTACGCGTTCTGCTTCGGGCAAGGTGATTAATGCCCTGGCGGGTGTGCTGCCGGAATTAATGGGCGGATCGGCTGACCTGGCGCCTTCAAACATGACCTGGATTGAAGGCGAGAGGGATTTCCAGGCGGAGCATCCTGAGGGGCGGAATATCCATTTTGGTGTGCGGGAGCACGGTATGGGTGCGATTGTTAACGGAATGGCAGTGCACGGTGGGTTGCTGCCCTATGGTGGCACGTTCCTGGTCTTTTCCGATTATATGCGGGGTGCGATTCGCCTATCGGCTTTGTCGGCGTATCACTCGATCTGGGTATTAACGCACGATTCGATTGGTGTGGGCGAAGACGGTCCTACGCACCAACCAGTAGAGCATGTCACCAGTTTACGCTTGATCCCGGATTTGATCACAATCCGACCTTCAGATGCCAACGAAACAGCACAAGCCTGGCGTTTTGCGATCCAGCACAAGGGACCTGTTGCCCTGGTGCTGACACGACAAAATACTGCCACTATCGATCGTCAGCTTTACACTGATGCAGAAGAATTGAGTAAAGGAGCGTATGTTTTGGCGGATTTTGGAGGTAAAACCCCAGAACTGATCCTGATGGCATCCGGTTCTGAAGTTAATCTGATTCTTAAAGCCGCTGAGAACCTGGCGGCAGAAGGTTTGAGTGTGAGGGTGGTCTCTTTCCCGTCTTGGGAGCTGTTTGACAAACAGGATCAGGATTACAAAGACCGTATTTTTCCGCCGTTTGTGAAGAAACGCCTGGCGGTCGAGGCTGGTACGACCCTGGGTTGGGAGCGCTGGGTTGGTGATGATGGACTGGTGATTGGTATTGATCAATTTGGCGCTTCAGCACCTTTATCGGTTGTGATGGAAAAATACGGTTTGTCCGTCGGCAACATTACAAAGACAGCGTTGAAATTGTGCCAGTAAATATTTTTACAAAAGCCGAATACGGAAAGAAGACAGGAGAGCGTTCAAATGAAAATTGCTGTTGCCGCTGACCATGCGGGCTACCCGCTTAAAGACACGATCATTGAGGTTGTGCGAACCTGCGGTCATATCCCGATTGACTTGGGAACAAATTCGAAAGAAAGCGTCGACTATCCCGATTATGCTGAAAAAGCTGGAAACGCGCTTGTTGATGGCTCTGCAGACCGGGCGATTGTGATTTGCGGTTCTGGTGTGGGGGCGTGTATTGCCGGGAACAAGATCGTTGGTGTATATGCTTGTTTATGCCATGACACCTATTCTGCTGCCCAGGGTGTTGAACATGATCAAATGAACATGTTGTGCTTGGGCGCAAGGATTGTCGGCACGGAACTCGCCAAGCAAATTGTTGTAGCTTTTCTGGGTGCCAATCCATCAGATGATGCACGTCACCTGCGCAGGGTAGGAAAGATCAAGCTGATTGAAAAACGTGAATTGTGTGGAGAAGTGTAAATGAGCAAGGTTGTCCAATTATATTTACTGGGGCAATCGATCTGGTACGATAATCTCAAACGTTCATTAATCAGGGATGGCACAATTGCCAGCATGATCGAGCGGCGCGAGATTTTGGGGATAACTTCCAATCCGAGTATTTTTGAAAAAGCAATTATCAGCGATACGGATTACCAGTCAGATTTACAATTAATGGCCTGGGCTGGTCTGAACGCCGAAGAGATTTTTTACCGTCTGGCGATTCAAGATATTCGGGACGCGGCGGATCTCTTCAGACCGTATTATGAAGCCAGTAACGGGGCAGATGGATTTGTGAGCCTGGAAGTCAACCCTAAACTGGCGGATGACACCCAGGGCACAATCGACGAGGCTAGGTGGTTATGGCAGGAGGTGAACCGGCCCAACCTGATGGTAAAAATACCAGCAACCAGGGCAGGTTTACCAGCCATAACAGAGGCAATTGCGGCGGGAATCAACGTGAATGTGACGCTGATTTTTTCACGCACGCGTTATCGTGAGGTGATGGATGCCTATCTTGCCGGTCTTGAAAAACGTCTTCGACAGGGCGGGGATATTTCACAGATTAATTCTGTAGCCTCGTTTTTTGTTTCGCGATTTGATTCTAATGCAGATGCGCGTTTGGAGCGGATCATTCAATCTGGCGGTAAACCAGCAGAGCAGGCCAAAGCGTTGAAAGGCAAACTGGCAGTAGACAATACCCGCCTGGCCTATCAGGACTACCTCCGATCTTTTGATTCACCACGATTTGCAGCACTGGAAAAATCGGGCGCACGCAAACAACGCCCTCTTTGGGCTTCAACAAGCACGAAAAACCCGGATTACAACGACATTATGTATGTCGATGAACTGGTCGCTGAAAACTCGATTAATACCGTGCCCCCGGAGACTTTGCTGGCGTACTTAGATCATGGCATTCCGAAACTCAGGATCGAAGAGGATTTAAGCCGAGCGGAATCCGATTTCATTCAACTCGCCGAACTAGGGATTTCCATCGATGAGATCACACAGGAACTTGAGGATGACGGTGTGCGGAAATTTTCTGAATCCTTCGATAGTTTACTCCAGGCGATTGAATTGCAGCGAGAAGCGTTTGTGAAAGGACTCGGCAGTGTCGCCGACAGGGTTAGTGAGAAGGTCAATCAACTCAAGAGGGAAGATTATATCGCGCGGTTGTATCGAAATGACCCGACATTGTGGACAAAGACTTCAGAAGGGCAAACAACGGTTCAAACTCGACTGGGCTGGAGCGACCTGCCCGGTGCAAGCCAGGCTCTGATTCCAAAACTTGAAGAGTTTTCAAAAGATTGCCTTTCTGCTGGTTTCACCCGGGCGCTGGTAATCGGCATGGGTGGTTCATCGTTGGCACCTGAAACCATGGCATTGATTTTGGGCGACTTAAGCAAGGGTATGGATGTTAGGATCATCGATTCTACGCTTCCAGACCAGATCCATGAAATTGAAAAATGGGTCGATTATTCACAAACTTTGTTTATCCTTGCCAGCAAATCGGGGA from Brevefilum fermentans encodes:
- a CDS encoding peroxiredoxin family protein gives rise to the protein MNKKQFISIAITIALLSLAWIIFTPVLFPIVHTDALQTAPHRGFFAPSFSLTTPQGDLYTLADYQGSPVLIIFWASWCSVCKSILPGLEAVYRDYAPQGFAILAVNTTNQDNLSEAKAYFQSQAYTFTMLLDLDGAVANAYQMRAFPTSFLVDSNGKISDVIIGSGLTEGFLRVQLESLFTQGED
- the tkt gene encoding transketolase, with amino-acid sequence MSHRAIVEKAINTIKFLSVDGIQTAKSGHPGLPMGTAGIGYAVFMHCLKFNPKNPGWFNRDRFILSGGHGSMLMYSLLHLTGYDLPLEALKNFRQWGSITPGHPEYGMTPGIEVTTGPLGQGFANGVGMAIAEAHLAAKFNRPGYKMIDHHVYAIVTDGDLMEGVASESASLAGHLKLGKLIYFYDDNRISIDGSTDLTFTEDRAKRFEAYGWHVSHVNDSFDIDALVQAVEAAKADPRPSLIIVRTKIGQGLPTVEGTAGAHGNPPGWDEIDQAKQNVGWPVEPRFYIPDDVREHFQSKIIEGRELETTWEEQFAQYHLAYPELAVELRRRIAGILPDDWEDALPSFEPNEKGMATRSASGKVINALAGVLPELMGGSADLAPSNMTWIEGERDFQAEHPEGRNIHFGVREHGMGAIVNGMAVHGGLLPYGGTFLVFSDYMRGAIRLSALSAYHSIWVLTHDSIGVGEDGPTHQPVEHVTSLRLIPDLITIRPSDANETAQAWRFAIQHKGPVALVLTRQNTATIDRQLYTDAEELSKGAYVLADFGGKTPELILMASGSEVNLILKAAENLAAEGLSVRVVSFPSWELFDKQDQDYKDRIFPPFVKKRLAVEAGTTLGWERWVGDDGLVIGIDQFGASAPLSVVMEKYGLSVGNITKTALKLCQ
- a CDS encoding RpiB/LacA/LacB family sugar-phosphate isomerase, which codes for MKIAVAADHAGYPLKDTIIEVVRTCGHIPIDLGTNSKESVDYPDYAEKAGNALVDGSADRAIVICGSGVGACIAGNKIVGVYACLCHDTYSAAQGVEHDQMNMLCLGARIVGTELAKQIVVAFLGANPSDDARHLRRVGKIKLIEKRELCGEV
- a CDS encoding bifunctional transaldolase/phosoglucose isomerase is translated as MSKVVQLYLLGQSIWYDNLKRSLIRDGTIASMIERREILGITSNPSIFEKAIISDTDYQSDLQLMAWAGLNAEEIFYRLAIQDIRDAADLFRPYYEASNGADGFVSLEVNPKLADDTQGTIDEARWLWQEVNRPNLMVKIPATRAGLPAITEAIAAGINVNVTLIFSRTRYREVMDAYLAGLEKRLRQGGDISQINSVASFFVSRFDSNADARLERIIQSGGKPAEQAKALKGKLAVDNTRLAYQDYLRSFDSPRFAALEKSGARKQRPLWASTSTKNPDYNDIMYVDELVAENSINTVPPETLLAYLDHGIPKLRIEEDLSRAESDFIQLAELGISIDEITQELEDDGVRKFSESFDSLLQAIELQREAFVKGLGSVADRVSEKVNQLKREDYIARLYRNDPTLWTKTSEGQTTVQTRLGWSDLPGASQALIPKLEEFSKDCLSAGFTRALVIGMGGSSLAPETMALILGDLSKGMDVRIIDSTLPDQIHEIEKWVDYSQTLFILASKSGTTSEPLALYAYFREKAEKVLGKTWASHFIAITDPGSYLAKLGESLGFRAVFTADPNVGGRYSALTHFGLIPAALLGIDLHRFLSRAYTMAERCSPATPITLNPGALLGVILGVSAMQGQDKLTLLTDEAIAPIGAWLEQLIAESSGKEGRGIVPIVDEPHIDVIDYAKDRIFVYLRICGEQDEFVKALEDAGHVVVVMQWSDLYDLAAHFYCWEFATAVACSLMTVNAFDQPDVQGSKDRTKQKLAALKEKGVLEEPDPDWTRESVKIYGQPFVDFEACDTLQEVIESFTALAEPGDYVAINAFLPLNNHNYERLTALRARILAQTGRATTLGFGPRFLHSTGQLHKGGPNTGLFLQITQDDAIDFEIPGESYSFGALARAQALGDFEALLSGNRRAVRIHLPAGDPLTFV